A genomic segment from Glycine soja cultivar W05 chromosome 18, ASM419377v2, whole genome shotgun sequence encodes:
- the LOC114395061 gene encoding uncharacterized protein LOC114395061, whose translation MEERVVPKRPREEETLEHKDASLDSYELLESSSKRHMPYNHILSLLESEEDDSTQDLSPLITALQQEITNCANDSDTLLSQLNLTNPTTTTNNNLESCSSSTTQYSSNMVEEHDDKEGVMRHLLEASDDELGIPNKEDESLDHGEDGFNFNGGDMFSSFCDGLLWDLEDEAANYYDLLQSQLFL comes from the coding sequence ATGGAGGAAAGGGTGGTACCAAAGAGGCCAAGAGAAGAAGAGACCCTAGAGCACAAAGATGCATCATTAGATAGTTATGAATTACTAGAGTCCTCATCAAAGAGACACATGCCATACAACCACATACTATCCCTCCTTGAATCAGAGGAAGATGACTCCACACAAGACCTCTCTCCTCTCATCACTGCCCTCCAACAAGAAATCACCAATTGTGCCAATGATTCGGATACCCTTTTGAGCCAACTCAACCTCACCAACCCCACAACaacaactaataataatttagagTCTTGTTCATCCTCAACAACTCAATATTCTAGTAACATGGTGGAGGAACATGATGACAAAGAAGGGGTCATGAGACACCTTCTTGAAGCTTCTGATGATGAACTTGGGATTCCAAATAAAGAGGATGAATCACTCGATCATGGTGAAGATGGGTTCAATTTCAACGGTGGGGACATGTTTTCTTCCTTTTGTGATGGGTTGTTGTGGGACCTTGAAGATGAAGCTGCCAACTACTATGATCTCTTGCAGTCTCAACtctttctttag